AGTCGAACACGTCACGGATGGCGCCGGGAACGAGTCCTCGCGTGTTATGGTAACGTCGTTCGGATCGTGGGCGGAATCAGCAATGGCGCTCATCGTGTATCTCCAGTTGTCGAGTTGGAGATTACGTCTTCCCTATGCCGCGAATAGAGGCGTGATTGGGACCGAACGTCTCACCAGAGAGACGGTTCAAGCCAGACCAGCTGTTCCGCTGGCAGGACGGCGCGTTCGAAATGGGCGGCTAGTGCCCGCGCCGCAGACCCTTAGCTTGCAAGGCGCCTTAACTCAATCACGAAGGACTTGCCATGATCTACTCCAACGCCACCGTGCCGGTGAATCCCGAAGGCGAGACGCCACTGACCCGCGAGCAGGTCTGGAAAGGCCTCGAGCGCAAGGCGCGCGACGCAAGGCTGTTCCTTCCGCCCGGCGTCTGCACACGCTGCGATGTGATCGAGGAAAGTGCCACGCATTTCGTGCGCGAGGCGACCATCGCCGACGAGGACGTGCGCGAGATCATCGTGCTCGAGCCGCAGTCCAAGGTGACCTTCTTCCAGGCCAGCGGTCCGCGCGAAGGCGCGATCATCAACGAGCTGTTCGAGGACGACGCGGGCGAACTGCAGCTGAATTTCTATTGCTACCTCGGCCTGCGGGGCAAACAGCCCGGCGGACCGGAAGAACAGGCCGAACAGAAGCAGTTCGACAGCGACAAGGGCTACAAGGCCGCGCTGCTCGCGACCCTGAAGCGCACGCGTGAAATGCTCGCGGACGGCTCGCTATAGGCACGCGCTACCCTATCAGCAAATCTCCATCTTGAAAACGGAACAACGTTCCGTTTATATGTTCTCATCGCGCCGGCGCCGTTGCTGGGGCCAAGGAGTACTCAATGCCAGCACATATCAACCCCACCATTCGCTCGACTGCCATGGATCTCGCACCCGCGCTCTCCATGGGACCGCTCTCGCTGAGAGTTGAAGGCCGCGGCGAGAACTTGGCGTACCGGGTCACCGCGCCCGCCGAAGGCGACAGCCTGCCTCTCATCCTGTTCGCGCACGGTAATGGCCAGTCGCTCTACACCTACGGTCCGCTCGTCAATTACTGGGCATCGAACGGCTTTGTGGTGATCAATCCGACCCATCTCGATTCCCGGATGATCGCGCTTCCCGCCGACGACCCGCGCCGCCCGCAGCTCTGGCGGCACCGCGAACAGGATATTCTCGCCCTGCTCGACAATCTCGATACGATCGAGGAGGCGGCTCCGTTCATCAAGGGCCGGATCGACCGCGACCGCATCGCGGTGGCGGGCCATTCCTGGGGCGCCCAGACCGCCAGCATGTTCTTGGGTGCGACCCACCCCGATCCCGACGACGGCTCAACCGTCTCGCTGCGTGATGCGCGGGTGAAAGCGGGCGTGTTGTTCGCGGTCCCCGGCACCGGAGGCGAAAATCTGAGCGAGTTCGCCGCGCAGAACTTCCCGTTCATGCACCCGGACTTTTCAGGTCTGGAAACCCCGACGCTCGTGGTCGCGGGCGATAACGACAATGGCGCGATGACCGTGCGCGGACCGGACTGGTGGCGCGAGGCCTACGACCTCAGTCCCGGCGCCAAGGCGCTGTTCGAGGTAAAAGGTGGTGAGCATTCGCTGGGCGGCATTCCCAATTACGAAGCGCGTGAGACCACCGACGAGAATCCGGCCCGGGTCGCCGCGGTCCAGCAGCTGTCGACAGCGTTTCTGCGCAGCACCCTCTCGGGTTCGGACGCGGCTTGGAAGGCGGCGGTGAGCGATGTCCGCGGTGCTGCCGTGTCGCAGGGTACCGTCGAAGAGAAGTAACGCATTCCGGGCCGAGCTCCGTGATTGACGGACTGCGGGAGGGCGACCTGTCGGTCAGCCCTCCCGCAGTCCGTCAATCAGCACATCCAGCATCCGCTGACCAAGTCCGGTATCCTGCGGTGAGACGAGCCGAGCCACGGTCTTGACCAGATCATCGGCGGTCAGGCCATTCCGGATAACCCCTGCCGCGCGAGCGGTTTCGAGAAGACTGTCCAAGGCCGGATAGAACCGTTCCTCGAAATGCACCGGCAACCCTGCATAGGCGGGATCGCCCGAATGCAGAGCGATCGAGAATCCGCGCTTGGTGGCGATGAACGCTGCAAACCGGCGCAGCCATTCAGCCAGTGCTTCGAAGGGGGGGCGGGTTGCAGCCAGTTCGCCGGCCGCGGCCGCGCAATCATCGATCTCCTGCCGAAACACTGCCGCGATAAGGTCCGCGCGCGTCGGGAAGCGCCGGTAAAGCGTGCCAACGCCCACACCGGCGGCTTCCGCGATGGTCCGGTTAGGCACATCGATCCCTTCGGCCGCGAAGAGCGTGCGCGCCGCCTCGAGCACCGCCTCCTCGCTGCGACGGGCATCAGCACGCATTCCGGTTACCTGAGCCATGACCTGAAACGGTCCCTAGCCAGCCAGCGCAGCGGCGAATTCCTGCGGCGTGGGCGAAACCTCGAAGCCGGGTGTATCCTCTTCGATTGTCAGCCAGGGCTGTTTTTGCCGGATCCAGATATGCAGTGCAGGTGCAACCTCACTGCTACGATCGAGCGTGCCCACGCGCAGCACGAGAAACTCTGGCAGCGCGGGATTGCGATTGGCGATCCGGGTGAGGCAGGCGGCGCATCCGATATGTTCGGACGGCATGGCCTCCTGCCCTTCTGGCAGACGAAAAGTATGCCCGCTATCGCTGAAGGTCAGCGCGTCCTCTGCCACGATCGCATGCAGCGCGAACGCGGAGCCGCTCCAAGTCTGACAATCGACACAGTGGCAGGCATAGGTCCGCGGAAGATCATCCGCCTCCAGTTCGTATCGCACTGCGCCGCAGCGGCAACCACCTTCGAAACTCATGAAATTGTCCTTCTCATTTTTCCATTTCAACGCTGCGTCATCGCCCCAGTTTACATCGCGAGGCTTAGGCTGGTCGGTCAAGCGCGTCAGCGATGAACAAGATGCTTTAACGCAAGATCAAGTCTAGCGAAGCGCCAGGAGCCTATTCAAGCTGAACGTTTTGGTCCAACGTCGTTGCTTTCTTCGCGAGCGACGCTGCTAGCTACATCGACGGGGAAGAACTCTATGTCGACGGCGGGCTCAAGGTCTGAAGCAGTACCGTTTCATCGGCGAGACAATGAGTTCCAATTAAGCTGCTTATTGATGGCACACGGAACAGCTATTTCCAGCGGCAGAGAGACGGAAGCGGATTTCCGGCTCTGCCCCTAAGGAGAAGCATCATGAAGAACAGCGGCAACACCATTATCCTGACCGGCGGCGGCTCGGGCATCGGACGCCTGATGGCACGGCGCCTGCACGATGCAGGCAACACCGTCATCATCGCGAGCCGCAACATGGACGCGCTGGCCGAGACGGCTGAGGGCTACACCAACATTCATACGCTCGAACTCGACCAGACCGATCCGATCAGCATAGATGCGTTCGCGAAGCGGGTCCTCGACGATTTCCCGCACGCCAATGTCCTCATCAACAATGCCGGCATCATGCGCATGGAAGGCTCACTCGCCGCGAAGCGCGATCTTGCTGACGCCGAGGAATCGGTGACCAACAATCTCCTCGGTCCGATCCGGCTCACCGATGCGCTGATCGAACAGCTCGTCGCGCAGCCCGACGCGGCGCTCATCAACGTGACCTCAGGACTCGCTTTCGTGCCGCTGGTGCTTGCACCGACCTATTCAGCGATCAAGGCAGGCATCCACAACTACACCGTGTCGCTGCGCGCGGTACTGAGGGGTCAGGCCGAAGTGATCGAGATCGCCCCGCCGGCGCTGCGCACCACGCTGACGCCGGGCCAGGAGAACAACGAGCGCTTCATGGATCCCGAACTCTTCGTCGACCATGTGATGGAACTGTTGCAGCGCGATCCGACGCCGGCCGAAGTGCTGGTCGAGGAAGTCGACTACATGCGCCGGGCGGAGAAGGAAGACCGCTTCGAAGAGACTGTCGCCGGGATCAATCCCTTCCTCGCCAACCGCTGACAAAGATGTTGGGCTCGCGCATCCGATGCTCCTCCCGTCTGCTGCGCGTCTCTTCCCTCGCCCGGCGACCTGCAATGTGGGGCGCCGGGCGGGCCGATATGAATGGGAGCGAGCGCCAGCGAGGGATTGACGACCCACTTTCCGAGAATTGAGAGCGAACACGAGCGGGCTAATTGAACATTGACTGTTTCGCGGCTGAGGCGGATGGTAGCTATCACAACCGTATCGTCTCGTAGG
This window of the Novosphingobium aureum genome carries:
- a CDS encoding TetR/AcrR family transcriptional regulator, which produces MAQVTGMRADARRSEEAVLEAARTLFAAEGIDVPNRTIAEAAGVGVGTLYRRFPTRADLIAAVFRQEIDDCAAAAGELAATRPPFEALAEWLRRFAAFIATKRGFSIALHSGDPAYAGLPVHFEERFYPALDSLLETARAAGVIRNGLTADDLVKTVARLVSPQDTGLGQRMLDVLIDGLREG
- a CDS encoding SRPBCC family protein; translation: MIYSNATVPVNPEGETPLTREQVWKGLERKARDARLFLPPGVCTRCDVIEESATHFVREATIADEDVREIIVLEPQSKVTFFQASGPREGAIINELFEDDAGELQLNFYCYLGLRGKQPGGPEEQAEQKQFDSDKGYKAALLATLKRTREMLADGSL
- a CDS encoding GFA family protein; amino-acid sequence: MSFEGGCRCGAVRYELEADDLPRTYACHCVDCQTWSGSAFALHAIVAEDALTFSDSGHTFRLPEGQEAMPSEHIGCAACLTRIANRNPALPEFLVLRVGTLDRSSEVAPALHIWIRQKQPWLTIEEDTPGFEVSPTPQEFAAALAG
- a CDS encoding SDR family oxidoreductase, with protein sequence MKNSGNTIILTGGGSGIGRLMARRLHDAGNTVIIASRNMDALAETAEGYTNIHTLELDQTDPISIDAFAKRVLDDFPHANVLINNAGIMRMEGSLAAKRDLADAEESVTNNLLGPIRLTDALIEQLVAQPDAALINVTSGLAFVPLVLAPTYSAIKAGIHNYTVSLRAVLRGQAEVIEIAPPALRTTLTPGQENNERFMDPELFVDHVMELLQRDPTPAEVLVEEVDYMRRAEKEDRFEETVAGINPFLANR
- a CDS encoding alpha/beta hydrolase family protein; the encoded protein is MPAHINPTIRSTAMDLAPALSMGPLSLRVEGRGENLAYRVTAPAEGDSLPLILFAHGNGQSLYTYGPLVNYWASNGFVVINPTHLDSRMIALPADDPRRPQLWRHREQDILALLDNLDTIEEAAPFIKGRIDRDRIAVAGHSWGAQTASMFLGATHPDPDDGSTVSLRDARVKAGVLFAVPGTGGENLSEFAAQNFPFMHPDFSGLETPTLVVAGDNDNGAMTVRGPDWWREAYDLSPGAKALFEVKGGEHSLGGIPNYEARETTDENPARVAAVQQLSTAFLRSTLSGSDAAWKAAVSDVRGAAVSQGTVEEK